A stretch of the Rhodothermus profundi genome encodes the following:
- a CDS encoding carbon-nitrogen hydrolase family protein: MPWKPCRVAIAQHPPVYLNLEASIERAGQLLLEAAEAGADLIVFPETWLPGYPIWLDEAPGAALWDAPGPKAVYRLLWENALEIPGPLFSKLQALVRESERYVVLGVHERLQGTLYNTQLFLRPDGSWALHRKLIPTYTERLIWGRGDGSTLAVIDTPFGRLGGLICWEHWMPLARAALHARFEQIHVAQWPSVHERHQIASRHYAFEGRCFVLAAGTVLRKQDLLGGLETLPHVPSEARELLDAIPGPPERLLQTGGSAIIGPDGAYLAEPLWNEPAFVTATLEPERIAEGLLTLDVDGHYARPDIFHLEVDTRPQVSVTFRTDHP, encoded by the coding sequence ATGCCCTGGAAACCCTGCCGGGTAGCCATCGCGCAGCACCCGCCTGTTTACCTGAACCTGGAAGCTTCAATAGAGCGGGCCGGCCAGTTGCTGCTGGAAGCAGCCGAAGCAGGCGCCGACCTGATTGTCTTCCCTGAGACGTGGCTCCCTGGCTATCCGATCTGGCTCGATGAGGCTCCGGGAGCTGCGCTGTGGGATGCGCCGGGCCCGAAGGCCGTCTATCGCCTCCTCTGGGAAAATGCGTTGGAAATCCCTGGCCCGCTTTTTTCAAAGCTGCAAGCGCTTGTGCGCGAAAGCGAACGCTACGTTGTGCTGGGCGTGCACGAACGGCTGCAAGGCACGCTGTACAACACCCAGCTCTTTCTGCGACCGGACGGAAGCTGGGCGCTGCACCGCAAACTGATACCCACCTACACCGAGCGCCTGATATGGGGACGGGGCGACGGCAGCACGCTGGCCGTTATCGACACGCCCTTTGGCCGACTGGGCGGCCTGATCTGCTGGGAACACTGGATGCCGCTGGCCCGCGCGGCGCTGCACGCCCGTTTTGAACAGATTCATGTAGCCCAGTGGCCCTCGGTCCACGAACGCCATCAGATTGCCAGCCGCCATTACGCGTTTGAAGGACGCTGCTTTGTACTGGCTGCCGGCACCGTGTTGCGAAAGCAGGATCTGCTGGGTGGACTGGAGACGCTTCCCCACGTGCCCTCCGAAGCCCGCGAACTGCTGGATGCCATCCCGGGCCCGCCCGAGCGTCTCCTCCAGACCGGCGGCAGTGCCATTATCGGACCGGATGGCGCCTACCTGGCCGAACCTCTCTGGAATGAGCCGGCCTTTGTCACCGCCACGCTCGAACCTGAACGCATTGCCGAAGGCCTGCTTACCCTCGATGTAGATGGCCACTATGCCCGCCCCGACATCTTTCACTTAGAGGTAGATACCCGCCCACAGGTATCGGTAACGTTCCGCACCGATCATCCGTAA
- a CDS encoding DUF5686 and carboxypeptidase-like regulatory domain-containing protein, translating to MSRIFLILLLFWSGLSTTRGQHLIRGTVRNAETNQPLEAVHIQLLGTYRGTITNMEGRFTLEIQHFPAMLRLRHIGYRSRTIRLNAPPDTTLDVRLTPVTYSLPPVVVGTGSDPAEEIMRRVIARKQTWRSRLHTYRAETYSRQTVATDTGIVQIAETHSLVFWKRDKGVREVVQARRQTANLSGAQNLVGARYLPNFYDDDLDIAGYRMIGPTHPKALRYYRFRLTGYRYLDDRLVYDIAVEPAARFQPLFRGKLAVLDSAYALLEVDLEPGEMVLFPPPFQEVRLHYRQQFSLFKDSVWLPVDVRVQGAFKIGFPGLQFPPFQVRQLTRFITYEVNVPLPDTLFQQTAEEILEASVARADTLTELARVPLTPPEQQAYAWIDSTQTLSSVLAPRGLLARFVRADSRRASSGSRPFRFTPRLWFNRVEGLHVGARLYLWPKGRLKPDVALGYAFASERPTYRLQLHARLHPRITLTPGLFDETIPRWPSIYGRLMVGMHMLMGGRDYLDYYRRQGFGLEAVYGTEHLHMRAGYFLERHRSDTLRTTRTLFGPRSQRPNLPVVEGRWQRLTVTVRIGDESLPAGLLGRRALELALEHGWQTDARYLRLGLLLDAYWSTFLRRRMMPPTLYVRLQVSTASGALPPQARRVLDGALGRFGPFGTLRTLQNAFLEGDHLLLLAWEHNFRSLPFELLGLRSLAQHGIEWMIGGTHGRIWHAAGTSRNYHELTIALNRLLGMFRLDLGVRLDRPGWGWGISYARVF from the coding sequence ATGTCCCGGATTTTTCTGATTCTGCTGCTTTTCTGGAGCGGCCTCTCGACAACGCGCGGCCAGCACCTGATCCGTGGCACCGTCCGGAACGCCGAAACGAACCAGCCGCTTGAAGCCGTTCACATTCAGCTACTCGGTACCTATCGGGGCACCATCACGAACATGGAAGGGCGCTTTACGCTGGAAATTCAACACTTTCCGGCCATGCTGCGCCTACGGCACATCGGCTATCGCTCCCGGACAATTCGGCTGAATGCTCCACCCGACACGACGTTGGATGTTCGTCTGACTCCGGTTACCTACTCGCTGCCGCCTGTAGTTGTAGGTACAGGCAGCGATCCGGCCGAAGAAATTATGCGTCGGGTCATCGCTCGCAAGCAGACCTGGCGCAGCCGTCTGCACACCTATCGTGCCGAGACTTACTCGCGCCAGACCGTCGCCACCGATACCGGCATTGTACAGATCGCTGAAACGCACTCCCTTGTCTTCTGGAAACGGGACAAAGGCGTCCGCGAAGTGGTGCAGGCCCGTCGCCAGACCGCCAACCTTTCGGGAGCGCAGAATCTGGTAGGCGCCCGCTATCTGCCCAACTTCTACGACGATGATCTGGACATTGCGGGCTATCGAATGATCGGCCCCACCCACCCCAAAGCGCTTCGCTACTATCGCTTTCGCCTGACCGGTTACCGCTACCTGGACGATCGGCTTGTCTATGACATTGCCGTGGAGCCAGCCGCACGCTTCCAGCCGCTATTCCGGGGCAAGCTGGCTGTGCTTGACAGCGCGTATGCGCTGCTGGAAGTGGATCTTGAGCCGGGCGAGATGGTGCTGTTCCCTCCGCCTTTTCAGGAAGTACGCCTGCACTACCGGCAGCAGTTCAGCCTGTTCAAAGACAGCGTCTGGCTGCCCGTCGATGTGCGCGTGCAAGGTGCTTTCAAGATAGGCTTTCCGGGCCTTCAGTTTCCTCCTTTCCAGGTACGCCAGCTTACCCGGTTCATCACCTATGAAGTGAACGTCCCGCTACCCGACACCCTGTTTCAGCAGACGGCCGAAGAAATCCTCGAAGCCTCAGTAGCCCGGGCCGATACGCTGACGGAACTGGCCCGTGTTCCATTGACGCCGCCGGAGCAGCAGGCCTACGCATGGATCGACAGCACCCAGACACTTTCCAGCGTGCTGGCGCCCCGGGGCCTGCTGGCGCGCTTTGTGCGCGCCGACAGCAGACGCGCGTCGTCAGGTTCTCGGCCCTTTCGATTTACGCCGCGCCTCTGGTTCAATCGGGTGGAAGGGTTGCATGTGGGTGCCCGCCTGTACCTGTGGCCAAAAGGTCGGCTAAAGCCCGACGTCGCCCTGGGCTACGCCTTTGCCTCGGAGCGCCCTACCTACCGACTGCAACTGCATGCCCGGCTCCACCCACGCATTACGCTGACGCCTGGCCTTTTCGACGAGACCATCCCGCGCTGGCCTTCGATCTACGGTCGCCTGATGGTCGGGATGCACATGCTGATGGGCGGACGCGATTATCTGGATTACTATCGGCGGCAGGGTTTCGGTCTGGAAGCTGTCTACGGTACCGAACACCTGCACATGCGGGCCGGCTATTTCCTGGAACGGCATCGTTCCGACACGCTTCGGACCACCCGGACGCTTTTCGGCCCCCGGTCTCAGCGCCCCAACCTGCCTGTTGTAGAAGGGCGCTGGCAGCGCCTCACGGTAACCGTCCGGATAGGTGACGAGTCACTGCCGGCCGGTCTGCTCGGACGTCGAGCGCTAGAACTGGCGCTTGAGCACGGCTGGCAGACAGATGCCCGCTACCTTCGTCTCGGTCTTCTGCTGGACGCCTACTGGTCCACGTTTCTGCGTCGCCGCATGATGCCGCCCACGCTGTACGTGCGATTGCAGGTGTCCACAGCCAGCGGCGCATTGCCACCCCAGGCGCGTCGGGTACTCGACGGCGCGCTCGGGCGCTTTGGGCCGTTCGGGACGCTACGTACCCTGCAAAATGCCTTTCTTGAAGGCGACCATCTGCTGCTTCTTGCCTGGGAGCACAATTTTCGATCGCTGCCGTTCGAGTTGCTCGGCCTGCGCTCACTGGCCCAGCACGGCATCGAGTGGATGATCGGTGGCACGCACGGTCGCATCTGGCATGCCGCCGGTACCTCCCGGAATTATCACGAACTGACCATAGCGCTGAACCGACTGCTGGGTATGTTCCGGCTCGACCTGGGCGTTCGCCTGGATCGTCCCGGCTGGGGCTGGGGCATCAGCTACGCTCGCGTTTTCTGA
- a CDS encoding DUF5687 family protein produces the protein MDGAPLHLPGQFWRLYVSRHRATGQGEGERWVLRALYGLLGVAVFGWGLSLEWMLWRVPPAERLHGVHAATLSLILLWPLLQSLWGAGPDVPVRPWLLWPVSRTRIAHALQMLSLLHGANGALGLFLLGIWLGSIVPRFTLLPALSWLLTATLLVTGTQWAANLLRLLRYTWPGVYVCVWLGSLVGLGMLNQQGGLAWLAARALEAPLYGQPGSMGVLLGLNAALYATGLVLIRRTLYVDHSFMGRVPAAAIRRPRWNLSATWHLTLLQFRLLWRHRFTRLLIFLPLLYGMLGGGQLFMGLEQESPLLLLMGTAFLLAGTLRAVIDMLPLQSAFGEGLFTWPLPYRALGRATLLGTATLALCAFIAALSIWGLLSLLPTLRIEASHMQRLALLYLYLVGFVHPVLLWQMPLHAVRIELHPQSLFSSKQMLYRQPLRLLGLVLTLQALALVGMMTGRYGMLLLGLLGSASLLLYPHWLDLLERQLIRHKHELLAHLRPS, from the coding sequence ATGGACGGCGCACCACTCCATTTACCGGGACAGTTCTGGCGCCTGTATGTTTCGCGGCACCGGGCAACCGGCCAGGGAGAGGGCGAACGCTGGGTGCTCCGAGCGCTCTATGGACTGCTTGGCGTGGCAGTCTTTGGCTGGGGGCTTTCGCTGGAGTGGATGCTCTGGAGGGTACCGCCAGCAGAGCGCCTGCATGGGGTCCATGCTGCAACGCTCAGCCTGATTTTGCTCTGGCCGCTGCTGCAATCGCTCTGGGGAGCAGGACCAGACGTACCGGTTCGTCCATGGTTACTGTGGCCGGTCTCACGCACCAGGATAGCCCATGCATTGCAGATGCTCAGCCTCCTGCACGGAGCCAACGGGGCGCTGGGCCTCTTCTTGCTGGGGATCTGGCTCGGCAGCATTGTCCCCCGCTTCACGTTGCTTCCGGCGCTGAGCTGGCTCCTGACCGCCACGCTGCTGGTCACCGGCACGCAATGGGCGGCCAACCTCCTGCGCCTGCTCCGCTATACATGGCCCGGAGTCTACGTATGCGTATGGCTGGGCAGCCTGGTCGGACTGGGCATGCTGAACCAGCAGGGCGGGCTGGCGTGGCTCGCCGCGCGTGCGCTGGAAGCACCCCTTTACGGACAGCCCGGCAGTATGGGGGTATTGCTGGGCCTGAACGCTGCGCTTTACGCAACAGGCCTGGTGCTTATCCGACGCACGCTCTACGTGGACCATTCCTTCATGGGACGGGTGCCGGCTGCCGCCATCCGAAGGCCGCGCTGGAACCTATCGGCTACCTGGCACCTGACTCTGCTACAGTTTCGTCTGCTCTGGCGGCATCGCTTTACTCGGTTGCTCATTTTCCTGCCATTGCTCTACGGAATGCTTGGAGGAGGGCAACTCTTCATGGGACTTGAGCAAGAAAGCCCGCTGCTTCTTCTGATGGGTACGGCCTTCCTGCTGGCCGGTACGCTCCGTGCCGTAATCGACATGCTACCTCTGCAGAGCGCGTTTGGCGAGGGCCTGTTTACCTGGCCCCTTCCCTATCGGGCGCTGGGGCGGGCCACGCTGCTTGGTACGGCCACTCTAGCGCTATGCGCCTTTATCGCCGCTCTGAGCATCTGGGGGTTACTTTCGTTGCTCCCAACGCTCCGCATCGAAGCCTCCCACATGCAACGCCTGGCCCTACTTTACCTTTATCTGGTGGGTTTTGTGCATCCGGTGCTGCTCTGGCAGATGCCCCTGCATGCCGTTCGGATCGAACTCCATCCCCAATCGCTTTTTTCCTCCAAACAAATGCTTTACCGACAGCCCCTGCGCCTGCTGGGCCTGGTGCTCACGCTGCAGGCACTGGCACTGGTTGGCATGATGACCGGGCGTTATGGCATGCTGCTACTGGGATTGCTGGGAAGCGCCAGCCTGCTCCTCTATCCCCACTGGTTGGATCTGCTAGAACGGCAACTGATCCGTCACAAACACGAACTGCTGGCACACCTGCGGCCCTCCTGA
- a CDS encoding LacI family DNA-binding transcriptional regulator, whose product MSTSRSTIRDVARAAGVSISTVSLVLNNKGHVSEATRRRVLKAARELGYVPSRAARDLSLKRTGNIGFVLRDDHFTRSEPFYTYIFLGTEFEARLHNLYVLLTTIPRDYQPRVHTPRFLRERNVDGLLVAGKVSDTFLQEVRAMKLPTVLIDYEAEGFPAVVIDNQGGARVAVEHLLQQGHRRIAFVGADLQHPSIANRLEGYRGALVRTGQTPDPALVLVDEEAEPTRATGQRLGQRLLELKTRPTAAFCANDALALGVMETLLQAGLRIPEDVALVGFDDVQGATQAPVPLTSVRVFKEQLGELAMRHLVERMTPDETRRPYARGQHIIVVPCELVVRASSAHRKAYPPA is encoded by the coding sequence ATGAGCACTTCACGAAGCACCATTCGGGATGTCGCCCGAGCTGCCGGAGTGTCGATTTCAACCGTTTCGTTGGTCCTCAATAATAAAGGCCATGTGAGCGAGGCAACGCGCCGGCGCGTACTGAAAGCTGCCAGAGAGCTGGGCTACGTTCCCTCCCGAGCTGCACGCGACCTGTCGTTGAAACGGACTGGCAACATCGGGTTTGTGCTGCGCGACGATCATTTTACCCGAAGTGAACCGTTTTACACCTACATTTTCCTGGGAACGGAATTCGAAGCGCGGCTGCACAATCTGTACGTCCTGCTAACCACCATCCCGCGAGACTATCAACCTCGGGTGCATACGCCGCGTTTTCTGCGGGAGCGTAACGTGGATGGCCTTCTGGTGGCCGGCAAGGTGAGCGACACCTTTCTACAGGAGGTGCGAGCAATGAAGTTGCCGACCGTGCTGATCGATTATGAAGCCGAGGGATTTCCCGCTGTGGTTATCGACAATCAGGGAGGGGCTCGCGTGGCCGTAGAGCACCTGTTGCAGCAGGGTCACCGGCGCATTGCGTTTGTGGGGGCAGACCTGCAGCATCCAAGCATTGCCAACCGGCTGGAAGGCTACCGGGGAGCACTGGTGCGGACCGGACAGACTCCGGATCCTGCGCTGGTGCTGGTAGATGAGGAGGCGGAGCCCACGCGGGCAACTGGCCAGCGCCTGGGACAGCGACTGTTGGAGTTGAAGACACGTCCCACAGCTGCCTTTTGCGCCAATGATGCGCTGGCGCTGGGCGTGATGGAGACGCTGCTGCAGGCAGGCCTTCGGATACCCGAGGACGTGGCGCTGGTGGGGTTCGACGACGTGCAGGGGGCTACCCAGGCACCGGTGCCCCTCACCAGCGTGCGGGTTTTCAAAGAGCAACTGGGCGAGCTGGCCATGCGCCACCTGGTCGAACGCATGACTCCAGACGAAACGCGCCGCCCATATGCCCGGGGGCAGCATATCATTGTGGTGCCCTGCGAACTGGTGGTGCGCGCTTCGTCCGCGCACCGAAAAGCCTACCCTCCAGCCTGA
- a CDS encoding ABC transporter ATP-binding protein gives MLRVAHLSKTYRSGSRTLTVLQDISFSIAPGEACAIVGPSGSGKTTLLGLCAGLDQPTSGKVWLDGQELTRLDEEARAALRNQLVGFVFQTFQLLPTLTALENVMVPAELRGDRMARRQAIALLERVGLGDRLHHYPRQLSGGEQQRVALARAFINQPRILFADEPTGNLDAETGALVEDLLFELNATAGTTLIIVTHNLELARRTGRLLHLRAGRIVADEPVHPAIQPTRHG, from the coding sequence ATGCTACGGGTTGCGCATCTGTCGAAGACCTACCGAAGCGGATCACGGACGCTCACCGTGCTCCAGGATATTTCGTTTTCGATAGCGCCGGGAGAAGCCTGCGCCATTGTGGGCCCCTCAGGCAGCGGTAAAACGACGCTGTTAGGATTGTGTGCCGGCCTGGACCAACCTACGTCGGGTAAAGTCTGGCTGGACGGTCAAGAGCTGACCAGACTGGATGAAGAAGCACGGGCAGCACTCCGCAATCAACTGGTAGGTTTTGTTTTTCAGACGTTTCAGCTATTGCCTACGCTGACGGCGCTGGAAAATGTCATGGTGCCTGCCGAATTACGCGGCGATCGTATGGCACGCCGGCAGGCTATAGCGCTGTTGGAACGGGTAGGGCTCGGGGATCGGCTGCACCACTACCCGCGCCAGCTTTCGGGAGGAGAGCAGCAACGGGTGGCGCTGGCCCGGGCGTTCATCAATCAACCCCGCATCCTGTTTGCCGACGAACCCACCGGTAACCTGGATGCGGAGACCGGCGCGCTTGTCGAAGATCTGCTTTTTGAGTTGAACGCGACCGCGGGTACAACCCTTATCATTGTCACGCACAATCTGGAGCTGGCTCGGCGCACCGGACGCCTGCTGCATTTGCGTGCTGGACGCATTGTGGCTGACGAACCGGTGCATCCGGCCATCCAGCCGACGCGCCATGGCTGA
- a CDS encoding ABC transporter ATP-binding protein, with the protein MEIRLIRLKKRYGETMAVDIPELTIRSGELVGVVGRNGAGKTTLLRLILDLVAPTEGQVLLDGQDVRQTAAWKQQTSAYLDDSFLIPFLTPDEYLTLVGQVYGLDENTYRARLEALASFLDPALLATRTYVRDLSAGNRQRVGLAAALLVQPRLLVLDEPFAHLDPTACQQLTRLLQLHQQQRHATILFTSHHLNEVVGLAQRILVMQDGRIVRDVTEGASAQQELEAYFAGLSKAS; encoded by the coding sequence ATGGAGATTCGACTCATTCGGCTAAAAAAACGCTACGGCGAAACCATGGCCGTGGATATTCCCGAGCTGACCATCCGCTCGGGCGAGCTGGTTGGAGTGGTCGGACGCAACGGCGCTGGTAAAACAACTCTGCTGCGCCTGATCCTGGACCTGGTAGCCCCCACAGAAGGACAGGTATTGCTCGACGGACAGGACGTGCGGCAAACCGCTGCCTGGAAACAGCAAACGAGCGCTTACCTCGACGATAGTTTTCTGATTCCCTTTCTGACGCCAGATGAATACCTGACGTTGGTGGGACAGGTGTATGGGCTGGATGAAAATACGTACCGGGCACGGCTGGAAGCACTGGCGTCCTTTCTGGACCCGGCGTTGCTGGCAACGCGCACGTACGTACGCGACCTTTCAGCCGGGAACCGGCAACGGGTCGGGCTGGCAGCAGCCCTCCTGGTACAACCGCGCCTGCTGGTGCTGGATGAACCCTTCGCGCATCTGGACCCGACCGCCTGCCAGCAACTAACCCGACTCCTACAGCTCCATCAGCAGCAACGGCATGCGACGATTCTGTTTACAAGCCATCACCTGAACGAAGTGGTCGGACTGGCGCAACGCATTCTCGTCATGCAGGATGGCCGCATTGTGCGCGACGTAACCGAAGGCGCCTCCGCGCAGCAGGAGCTGGAAGCCTATTTTGCTGGCCTATCGAAGGCTTCGTAG
- a CDS encoding ABC transporter permease codes for MAEHHARALRWALRMAWRDSRGSRRRLGLFLSAMILGLAALVAINGVGGNLRRAVDEQARRLLGADLRLERAAPFDTLDALLNTIGGRQARVIAFASMVYFPRTGHVRLASIRAVEGSWPLYGQLQTDPPEAAEQYLRADGALVERTLMEAYGVRIGDSVRVGRRSYRIVGRLLATPSESALMALAAPRVYIPRAGMDTLLLGFGSRATYAVYFRFDDRRDAEALGRRLRQQLQPLQVDVDTLEEVRADWDEALANLYRFLGLIGFIALVLGGIGVASAVHVYVQQRVDAVAVLRCLGATPAHTMAVYLWQAGMMGIGAGVAGTLLGLGLQALLPRLLAAFLPVAVPLQVEPAAIGLGLLSGPLITLLFALLPLLPVRRVTPLRALRASVDPVPNGRDLWRWGAWLLLTGGLSALAMLQAPTPVIGAGYAFGLMLVLGTLTLLARGLMHLLRRATPSRWPYVFRQGLANLYRPHNQTLVLMVVLGLGTFLVVLVLLLERSLIAQVRQADGGTRPDLVFFDVQPDQRDSLIALIEASGAPVLEAVPIVTMRLAAVNGRRIEMLQADTTARLNWAFRRAYRSSYRDHLTDTETLLAGTFTPAVPPGTAVPPVSLEEEIAAELGVTLGDTLVWNVQGIEIPTVVGSIRRVDWRRFQTNFFVLFPRGVLEEAPQMFVLLVRAGEASPHIQRAVVEAFPNVSAIDLQLILNVADEIFGQVGLVLQFMALFSVLTGVIVLLGAIAVTRVAREEETVLLKTLGASRHQVLQITAVEYGLLGGLAAIVGLLLAVGAAELLARQVFEVPPVYPLDVLGAAVLSALVLTLSIGLLGNRQVYGRPPLDILRAAG; via the coding sequence ATGGCTGAACATCATGCCAGAGCGCTACGCTGGGCCCTCCGCATGGCCTGGCGCGACAGCCGGGGAAGCCGACGACGCCTGGGACTCTTTCTGTCGGCCATGATCCTGGGGCTGGCAGCGCTGGTAGCCATCAACGGGGTGGGGGGAAATCTACGACGCGCTGTAGACGAACAAGCGCGGCGGTTGCTGGGTGCTGATCTGCGTCTGGAACGTGCGGCGCCGTTCGATACGCTGGACGCGCTTCTCAATACAATCGGTGGACGACAGGCCCGGGTGATCGCTTTTGCTTCCATGGTTTATTTCCCGCGCACAGGCCACGTGCGTCTGGCATCGATCCGAGCAGTCGAAGGATCCTGGCCGCTGTACGGACAGCTCCAGACCGATCCTCCAGAAGCAGCCGAGCAGTACCTGCGCGCAGATGGTGCCCTGGTTGAGCGTACGCTGATGGAGGCCTACGGCGTGCGCATAGGTGACTCGGTGCGGGTGGGACGCCGAAGCTATCGCATTGTCGGGCGTCTGCTGGCAACACCCTCTGAGTCGGCACTTATGGCACTGGCTGCTCCGCGCGTGTATATCCCCCGAGCTGGAATGGATACCCTGTTGCTCGGCTTTGGCAGCCGCGCCACGTATGCGGTGTATTTCCGCTTCGACGATAGGCGGGATGCTGAAGCGCTAGGCCGCCGGCTCCGCCAGCAACTGCAACCGTTGCAGGTCGATGTCGATACCCTGGAAGAAGTGCGGGCAGACTGGGATGAAGCGCTGGCAAACCTGTATCGCTTTCTGGGCCTGATCGGATTCATTGCGCTTGTCCTTGGAGGGATCGGCGTAGCCAGTGCGGTGCATGTGTACGTCCAGCAGCGCGTAGATGCGGTGGCGGTGCTACGCTGCCTGGGGGCTACGCCTGCCCATACCATGGCCGTCTATCTGTGGCAGGCCGGAATGATGGGGATAGGGGCTGGCGTGGCGGGAACGCTGCTGGGCCTGGGACTTCAGGCGCTTTTGCCTCGACTGCTGGCAGCGTTTCTACCCGTTGCGGTGCCGTTGCAGGTTGAACCTGCTGCAATAGGCCTGGGGCTACTGAGTGGGCCGCTCATTACGCTGCTATTTGCCTTGCTGCCGTTACTCCCGGTACGTCGGGTTACGCCGCTGCGTGCGCTGCGCGCGTCGGTCGATCCCGTCCCGAACGGACGGGATCTCTGGCGCTGGGGCGCCTGGCTCCTGTTAACCGGCGGGCTCAGTGCCCTGGCCATGCTGCAGGCCCCGACGCCGGTGATAGGCGCCGGGTATGCCTTCGGGCTGATGCTTGTTCTGGGAACGCTGACGCTGCTGGCCCGGGGACTGATGCACCTGCTACGCCGCGCGACCCCGAGCCGATGGCCGTACGTCTTTCGGCAAGGGCTGGCTAATCTCTACCGCCCTCATAACCAGACGCTCGTGTTGATGGTAGTGCTTGGACTGGGGACATTTCTGGTAGTGCTGGTGCTGCTCCTGGAACGATCGCTTATAGCCCAGGTGCGGCAGGCCGATGGCGGCACGCGTCCGGATCTGGTCTTTTTTGACGTGCAGCCTGATCAGCGAGATAGCCTGATCGCGCTCATCGAAGCCAGCGGAGCACCTGTGCTTGAAGCGGTTCCGATTGTCACGATGCGGCTGGCGGCGGTTAACGGGCGTCGCATTGAAATGCTCCAGGCTGACACAACCGCTCGGTTAAACTGGGCCTTCCGGCGAGCGTACCGCTCGTCCTATCGAGACCACCTGACCGATACCGAAACGCTTCTGGCCGGTACGTTTACGCCTGCGGTGCCACCTGGCACGGCGGTGCCGCCTGTCTCGCTCGAAGAGGAGATTGCCGCCGAGCTGGGTGTAACGCTGGGCGATACGCTGGTGTGGAACGTGCAGGGCATTGAGATTCCTACTGTGGTGGGAAGCATCCGACGCGTGGACTGGCGGCGGTTCCAGACGAATTTCTTTGTACTTTTTCCCCGGGGAGTGCTGGAAGAAGCGCCGCAGATGTTCGTGCTACTGGTGCGGGCTGGCGAAGCCTCGCCTCATATTCAGCGGGCTGTTGTCGAGGCGTTTCCGAACGTTTCAGCCATTGATCTTCAGCTTATCCTGAACGTAGCTGATGAGATCTTCGGTCAGGTCGGGCTGGTGCTGCAGTTTATGGCGCTCTTTAGCGTACTGACTGGCGTGATTGTGTTGCTGGGAGCTATTGCCGTTACGCGTGTAGCCCGCGAAGAAGAGACGGTGCTGCTCAAGACGCTGGGTGCTTCGCGACACCAGGTGCTTCAGATCACGGCGGTAGAGTACGGATTGCTGGGAGGGTTGGCCGCAATCGTGGGACTGCTATTGGCTGTGGGAGCAGCCGAACTACTGGCCCGACAGGTATTCGAGGTGCCGCCCGTGTATCCTCTGGATGTGCTCGGCGCTGCGGTACTGAGCGCCCTTGTGCTGACGCTAAGTATCGGGCTGCTAGGCAACCGTCAGGTCTATGGGCGTCCTCCGCTTGATATCCTGCGGGCAGCTGGATAG
- a CDS encoding arylesterase, with amino-acid sequence MLVLGNSLAAGYGLSPDEAFPAILQRKVDSLGWPVRILNAGLSGETSAGGLRRIDWLLRERIDVLILELGANDGLRGIDPEVTRQNLQGIIDKVRARYPEADIILAGMQLPPNLGPAYTAAFRALYPELARANNAYLIPFLLEGVGGVPELNQADGIHPTAEGQRIVAENVWRVLRPVLERRLGLA; translated from the coding sequence GTGCTTGTGCTGGGCAATAGCCTGGCAGCCGGCTATGGCCTGTCGCCGGACGAAGCCTTTCCGGCCATCCTGCAGCGCAAGGTTGATTCGCTGGGCTGGCCTGTACGCATCCTGAACGCAGGCCTCAGTGGAGAAACCTCGGCCGGTGGGCTGCGCCGCATCGACTGGTTACTTCGGGAACGAATTGATGTGCTCATCTTAGAGCTGGGCGCCAATGACGGGCTGCGCGGTATCGACCCAGAAGTAACCCGCCAGAATCTCCAGGGTATCATTGACAAAGTGCGTGCCCGCTATCCAGAAGCCGACATCATCCTGGCTGGCATGCAACTGCCTCCTAACCTGGGCCCCGCCTACACCGCCGCTTTCCGCGCCCTGTATCCTGAGCTAGCCCGTGCCAACAATGCTTATTTAATCCCTTTCCTGCTCGAAGGCGTCGGTGGGGTACCCGAACTGAACCAGGCAGACGGCATTCATCCCACCGCCGAAGGCCAGCGTATCGTAGCCGAGAACGTCTGGCGCGTGCTGCGGCCCGTGCTGGAACGACGTCTGGGGCTGGCATAA